The following DNA comes from Candidatus Nitrosotalea okcheonensis.
TTTGCTATGATATTTCTTGCATCTTCTACCTTGCGTTTCTTTGATACTTCTGTAGCAATTACAAATCTCGTTTTTGGATCTATGATAGTCCATACCCAATCATAGAAGCCTTTTCCAGTTTTTTGAGTATCTTTTACGTTGAGCATCATTTCATCTAGTGACCATACATCGCTTACTAGTGGATTAAGAGTTTCAACATATTCCTTGATTATATCCATGTATTTTCTCATCCATCGGTTTATTGCAACATGACTAATCGACATGTCATGGACTGACTTGATATGCCTTGCAATGTTTCTATAAGACATCCCAGATAGAAAGAGGTTCAACGCTTCTGTGATTATTTTTGGATCTGAACTTACCTTTGAGAAGCCATTCTCACCTAGAGTGAATTTGTAGTTGCATTGTAGACAAGAATATCTCTGTCGCTTTGTACCGTTTTTGACAATTCTAAATCCATTTCTTATTATGGTGCTTGAATAGCATCTTTGGCATATCTTTGCCCTTTCGACTCGTTCAATTTTCTTTTCATTCTGTACTGTATTTACAAGTAATTGGCAACTTATGATATGCTTGCATCTCTTATCGTCCTTTCTTGTTAGGTTGTATAGGAAATCAGGACAGTCGCAAGTCCATGTGTCAGAATCTTGAAGTTTTCTTATACTGTAAGTCTTGTTTTGTGATTGTGAATCTACTGAATAGTGATTCTTTGTTATCTTTCTGATGTGGCTTCCCTCAGAAAGGATTTGGATTCCTTTTTCATTTCTTGAATTGTCTATCATACCTTAGTATATACCACCGTATGTATATAAATTTTTATATACGATATGATATACTGATGTATGTACATGGTGAATGAGACTAAGATCAAAATATACAAGGTAGGATCAAGGCATAGCATCAATCTACCAAGTGACTTTGTAACGGATAGTGCATTTCCTTTTGAACCGAGTGAGGAGTTGATTGCTAGAATAGAAGGAAAAGCGGTCATTATCGAAAAAAGAAAGCATGTAAAGGCATAATGTGTTGATTGTAGCTATCAATAGTAATCATCCCTCTTATCAGGGCTAAGAACTATATATAGTTACTATACATATTTATAGTACCATGTAACTATGTATAGTAACAATGCAAACAGAAAAAATCTACAAATTAGAAAGAAATGAAATGCTCAAATTTGCTCCGGATAAAAAATCGGAAACTGTAGTTAATGCAATAACTCAAGTTTTAAACAACAATTCTGAAGGAATATCAATTTCACAAATATGTAAAGACCTAGAAATGTCGAGACCGACGGTAGCTAAACATCTTGAAAAACTTGTGGCTTTACGTGAAGCTAGAAAAGTAACAAAAGAGATGGGCGATGTTAAAATTGCCTTTTATTATCCTATAGGCGTCATTAAGGAAGAAAAACAGTTTCATAAACAAAAAGGAAATACTACATACACTTTTTCAGTAGTTGAAAATGAAGGTGGAAAATATTTCTATGTTAAAGAAATTGAATTAGATCCTCTAAAAGGCGAGGTTGTAAAAGGTGCGATCATGATCAAAGGAATTAATCTTATCTCTTTTATAGAACAATTGCATTCTTTTTCAGCAAAGGCGATGGAAAGTGAGCCAAAACCCTAGCGAAATTTCAATTAAAGAAGTAGAGCGTGATAGATGTGCTCGTATTACAAAAAGTACTATAAGACGAAAAGTACTCGAAACTCCAAATTTTTGTGTTCAACTTAAGAGTCATTCAGATTATGAATTATTTTATAATTTAAGATTGAATTACAAGACAGAGCATTTAGGTTCAATCACTATTCCATATTTTGTAGCAGAAAAAACTATTGCCCCATTAATCCGAACATCTGAAAAACAACTAGATATGAATTTAAATCCTGTTTCAAATAGTTTCCTACAAAATACTGTCATCGGTGTAGACCCATATACTGAATACATGAAATACGAATGGCGGTTCAAAGATATTCTAGAAAGCGATCTTACCCCTTTGTTAGTAAAACAATATGCTAGAGAAGTTAATACTAGAGGGAAAAAAGCGATAACAAAAGAACAACTAAAAGATTTCAAATTATGGAAAACGGCTCGTTATCGCAAATTTTGGTTATCTTCAATGAATGATGATCCATCGAGCTTGGTTAGGCTAATTGCTAATTATTTCGATATTGAACAGAAATGTGGTGCCGACTACTTCATTCCATCATGTCCTGTGATTGATGATACCGATGAGATGCTTCAAGCTACAATAACAGTGAACGACAAAGCAAAAGCCATTAAAAAAGTAGATTCAGTAGCCACTTATTTTCTTCTTGCTTTTGAAGCACTTTCTGAAACAAAAATAATTAAAGGAATAATTAATTACATAACTGATAATCCATCAAAAATAACAATAATTAAAATAAAAAATCTTGATCTATTCCAGCCAAACAATTATACCGCATTCAACAATTATGTCGGTTTACTCAGAGAAGTAGATCTGATTAAAAGAAGTGATCCTGAAAGATTATTTTTCAATTTGGAAACAGGATATCACGCATATCCAACTTTAGTTGCGTGTAGTGACTCTATCTCAACGTCAGTAAGAGGATTAGACAAAGATGGCATATTTGGACGACCTAAGGAACATGCACACTCTCAATGGTTTCATCCTAAACTAAAAGTTCATCTTACTCACAGCGAAACTATGGAAATGGTCAAACTCAATGCTGATACAATAATGGATAACTGTCCCGCATGTAACGAAATTCAAACCAAACCAAATTTAATTATCAAAGATAATTGGAATCCTTACACAAAGAAACATTATCTTTTGACATGGAATTCTTTTGTAAGTGAAATACGAACTTTTATTCAATCACATGAAATTGAAAAGACTAGAAATGAAATAATGGAAGATGCAGTAAATCTACGGAAGTTTAAAGATTTTATTCCTACATATTAATAATTAAATTAAGATAAGACATGCTTTGAAGTTGCAAATTGTAAGAAGATTTGATCTAGAAGTAATGTGTACTGTAATTAGAGATCGTTTTTAAATATAAGATTTAAAACCTAACTGTAGTTGGTCAAGGCAATTCAGGTTTTTAAATATGAATATGCACCAAGTAAAGCTACAATAAGAGAAAAGTTTGGTACTAAAAAAACCATAACAAGACCAATTCTAAAAATGTATAAAGAGAATAACGTAAATCATCTGGATAAACTCCAGACTATAATAAAAGACTTTGATGAGAGTGATGAAAATGGTACCATGGGATTCATTCAACATCAGTATTTTCGAAAACTAAATCTGGCTAATGATGAATACACTTATGAAGATGCGTGGCAAAATTTCTTTTTTTATATTTCATCTAAATATAAAATTATAATCATAGGAGGAGGACCTGAAAAATTAAGAAATGAGGCAAGAGATATCATCGTTCAATTTCTTAGTGGTGATATATCGTACATTTCTGTTATTCCTATAAAAACAAAAGAAATGTTTGCATTAGTAAATAAAATAAAAAGAGACGGACCTCCTATGAAAGTAGCTGGTTCTCAAAAAATTGAATATAAAAACATCATGACCGATGTAGTATGGTATTTTATTCGGATAGATGATCATGAGGGTGAAAAAAGAGAAGAAAACAACATGCATCGAAAGGAAAATGATCCCCGATGTGTTTCGAAACGTTCCGATTTCAAACAGAATCTGGATGACTCCGATTCTTTTGACCCAACTATGGCAATCTATCGTTGTAATGGAATAATGGAAACTGAATCAAC
Coding sequences within:
- a CDS encoding DDE-type integrase/transposase/recombinase, whose translation is MIDNSRNEKGIQILSEGSHIRKITKNHYSVDSQSQNKTYSIRKLQDSDTWTCDCPDFLYNLTRKDDKRCKHIISCQLLVNTVQNEKKIERVERAKICQRCYSSTIIRNGFRIVKNGTKRQRYSCLQCNYKFTLGENGFSKVSSDPKIITEALNLFLSGMSYRNIARHIKSVHDMSISHVAINRWMRKYMDIIKEYVETLNPLVSDVWSLDEMMLNVKDTQKTGKGFYDWVWTIIDPKTRFVIATEVSKKRKVEDARNIIAKGKKVSNPSYVITDSLNSYQQAIRTELDARKTAHIKTKSLSDGFQNRPIERYHNEIREKLKTRRGLGNDESAQKFAEAYMTYHNYVRPHEGLGNITPAEASGINLNLGHDKIKDLITKSVESKSNFAVQLGKRIDKVNIVNEKDSIKVTCKGWMEKQTWREINDILKLSGFNWLSNGKDSCWLKLLS
- a CDS encoding ArsR family transcriptional regulator; the protein is MQTEKIYKLERNEMLKFAPDKKSETVVNAITQVLNNNSEGISISQICKDLEMSRPTVAKHLEKLVALREARKVTKEMGDVKIAFYYPIGVIKEEKQFHKQKGNTTYTFSVVENEGGKYFYVKEIELDPLKGEVVKGAIMIKGINLISFIEQLHSFSAKAMESEPKP